The following are from one region of the Melitaea cinxia chromosome 7, ilMelCinx1.1, whole genome shotgun sequence genome:
- the LOC123655419 gene encoding katanin p60 ATPase-containing subunit A1-like — MSNDMKSASMDLNGSRWCRRDNDVKIEFGFGVPLGAMSAHPVFHSAWDIGCPSSGFHQMARMMDRMMSESLQPFGFARMTTRRGGDKKDEGPRDGLRTEKSDNKRERNKNSNTHAGNGTRHPPTQVVKPTPVNSFQEQSTDQNKQTDPTTEKWAGTLRKRDPDIQPTLPSIVSRKVSATNSSVSSGRKTRSVDRIPRTRRQLVPIKPIVRKSDIPTEGDVTMLEKDEKIFNTSGYEIHLVETLERDILQKNPDVRWRDVIGLDDAKSVLQEAMVLPLVMPDYFKGIRRPWKGVLLTGPPGTGKTLLARAVATECRTTFFNVSSATLTSKYRGDSEKLVRLLFDMAAFHAPSTIFLDEVDSLCAVRGADSEHEASRRFKAELLIQMDGLAAAFNQDKVIMVLAATNHPWDIDEAFRRRFEKRIYVGLPDEPTRVKLLRLCLREVVLADDVDFTELAAKLEGYSGSDINNMCRDAAMMTMRRKIAGKSPDQIRRLKRSELDAPVSKEDLNVAIEKTRRTVTQADVARYTTWIQKHGCS; from the exons TCCATCTTCTGGCTTCCATCAAATGGCCAGAATGATGGATCGCATGATGTCTGAGAGTCTGCAGCCGTTTGGATTTGCGAGGATGACAACACGACGTGGTGGAGACAAGAAAGATGAAGGTCCGAGGGATGGTCTCAGAACCGAAAAGAGCGACAATAAGAGAGAGAGAAACAAAAACTCTAACACACACGCTGGCAACGGCACTAGACATCCTCCTACACAAG TTGTTAAACCCACGCCAGTAAATTCATTTCAAGAACAATCAACTGATCAAAATAAGCAGACAGATCCGACTACTGAGAAATGGGCAGGCACTCTGAGGAAACGAGACCCTGATATCCAACCAACGCTACCATCTATTGTATCTCGAAAGGTTTCTGCCACAAATTCTTCAGTGAGCAGTGGAAGAAAGACACGTTCTGTAGATCGAATTCCTAGAACACGACGTCAGCTGGTTCCAATAAAGCCAATAGTGCGAAAAAGTGACATACCAACAGAAGGCGATGTGACCATGCTAGAAAAAGACGAAAAGATATTTAACACTTCTGGCTATGAAATACACTTAGTGGAAACTTTGGAGAGGGATATATTGCAGAAAAATCCAGATGTTCGCTGGAGGGATGTGATTGGATTGGACGATGCGAAGTCTGTGTTGCAAGAAGCCATGGTACTGCCGCTCGTAATGCCTGATTATTTCAAG GGCATTCGTCGTCCATGGAAGGGGGTGTTATTAACCGGTCCTCCGGGTACGGGGAAAACGTTGCTCGCCAGGGCGGTAGCGACCGAATGTCGCACCACATTTTTTAACGTTTCATCGGCGACTCTAACATCTAAATACCGTGGAGACTCGGAGAAGCTCGTCAGACTTCTATTTGATATG GCGGCCTTCCACGCACCGAGCACAATATTCCTCGACGAGGTCGACTCACTGTGCGCGGTCCGAGGCGCTGACTCTGAACATGAAGCGTCAAGGCGCTTTAAAGCGGAATTGCTCATTCAGATGGATGGTCTGGCTGCAGCATT TAATCAAGATAAGGTAATTATGGTACTGGCCGCAACGAACCACCCGTGGGATATCGACGAGGCGTTTAGAAGACGTTTCGAGAAACGAATTTACGTTGGACTACCTGACG aGCCAACAAGAGTGAAGTTATTAAGACTTTGTCTTCGAGAGGTGGTACTTGCTGACGATGTTGACTTCACAGAATTAGCGGCTAAGCTAGAAGGGTACAGCGGCTCCGATATTAATAACATGTGCAG AGACGCAGCGATGATGACAATGCGTCGCAAAATAGCCGGAAAAAGTCCCGACCAAATCCGTCGCTTAAAGCGTTCAGAATTAGACGCTCCCGTTTCCAAGGAGGATTTGAATGTCGCCATAGAGAAAACACGCCGCACTGTCACGCAAGCGGATGTAGCGCGTTACACCACCTGGATACAGAAGCACGGTTGCTCCTAG